Sequence from the Pseudophaeobacter arcticus DSM 23566 genome:
ACCGAGGTGATGCGAAAGAAATGCCCAGCAGGCACTTCAAAACAGGCCGCGTCGCGGGCATTCACCAAAACCTCACCCGTCTTTACTGCGCCCTGACGGGCAAATCGGTACAGCGTAAGATCCGGTGCGGTAAGCGTCTCGGTGGGATAGCAAATCACCGGTTTGACAGCGCGGCGCGCCTCGGCATCTGCGGGCACCTGATGGGATGAGTGAGCCATATATGAACCTTCCATTGTTTGCGCCGACTAGGCCTGTTTCGCAAAGCCAGCGCAAGCCTGATCCTGCCGCCCCCGCTCACGCCTCTGTCAGAGTCCCCTGCCGGAGCGCGCAGCGGCCTGGAGGCCTGGAGCCTCGCCAGCAGCGCAGTCTTGTCTGTGGCAGTCTTGTCTGTGGGAGGGGGTTATTGCCCTCGCAGGCAATCCCGCGGCTCTGCCGTGCCTGGCTGCACCGCGCCACAATTGCTGCACCGCCACCGCTGCAGGCTGCGCTCTTGGCGCCAGCGGCATTCGCGGGTCAGGGTTGTCGTCTTGCGGCGGTAGATAAAATAGCCAAAGACGCCGGTAAGCAGCAGGAGTAAGAGAATAGGCATGTCAGGGCTGTAGCGCCTCTGCTGCATCAGCTCAAACAAAAACCTCCGAACCGAGGGAGGTCAGAGGTTTTTGTGAGCTGCAGCCAATGTCAGGTGGCCCAGTATCAGGCCGCCTGGTTTCAGGCCGCGTCGTAATAGGGTACAAAACCTTCGGTTGGAGCATTGTCCTGGCTCGGGTACAGCGCCTCTGGAGTGTAATAGGCCCAGGCCTGTTCCAGATCCTGCAGAGCGGCCTCAGCTTTGGCAGCGGCGGTCGTATTTGGCAGAAATTCTACAGTAGTCATAATCTGTGTCCTGATCGGTTTGAAACCTCTCCCTTGACCAGAACATAGGTGCTCCGGGGCCGGGACACACCGAACATAAATGCAGTCTCGCCATGCATTTACTGCAAACCACTCCAGGGGCGTTGCCCCCGTTCCGAAGAAAACCCCCGGACAGTTTCCTGCCCGGGGGGTCGCATTCATACAGTCCAGCGCCAGACTATGGCGCCAGAGAGATCAGACAGATAGGTCAGACGGCGCGATCAACCATCATATGTTTGATATGGGCGATTGCCTCGGCCGGGTTCAGACCCTTGGGGCAGGTCTTGGTGCAGTTCATGATGGTGTGGCAGCGATACAGCTTGAAGGGGTCTTCCAGCTGGTCCAGACGCTCGGGCGTGGCCTCATCACGGCTGTCGATGATCCAGCGATAGGCATGCAGCAGGGCTGCTGGCCCGAGGTATTTGTCGCCATTCCACCAGTAGCTGGGGCAAGAGGTCGAGCAGCTGGCGCACATCACACATTCATACAGCCCGTCGAGCTTTTTACGGTCCTCGATCGACTGACGCCATTCCTTGGCGGGGGCATTGGTTTTGGTTTCCAGCCAGGGCATGATCGACGCATGCTGGGCATAAAAATGCGTCAGATCCGGGATCAGGTCCTTGACCACTGGCATATGCGGCAGCGGGTAGATTTTTACATCGCCCTTGACCTCATCCAGCCCGTAGATACAGGCCAGCGTGTTGATACCGTCGACGTTCATCGCACAGGAACCACAGATGCCTTCGCGGCAGGAGCGGCGGAAGGTCAGGGTTGGATCAATCTCGTTTTTGATCTTGATCAGCGCATCCAGGATCATCGGACCACATTTGTCCATATCCAGGAAATAGGTATCCACTTGCGGGTTCTTGCCGTCGTCCGGGTTCCAGCGATAGATCTTGAACTTGCGCACATTGGTCGCGCCGTCGGGCTTGGGCCACGTCTTCCCCGTGGTGATCTTGGAATTTTTCGGAAGTGCGAATTCGACCATAGATCGTTCTCCTTGCTTAGCTGCCTGCCACACCAAGGGCCAGGGCCCCAGGCTGACAGGAGATCAGATGGACCGGCTGAGCCCAGAGGCCCCTCCGAAACTTAAGTAGTGCCGCAGCCGCAGCAGATATTTGGCGCGAGACGCAAAGGCCGGCAATCATAGGCCCTCCCCCTGCGGCAAAGGCTGGTGCTGGGCAACGTTTTTGAGATAGGCGGCATCCTCGGGGAACAGCGCCTCCAGTTCCTCTAGCAGGGCCGCATCGCGGGCGGCCATATGCAGCATGGCCTGATATTCCGCATCGCTGCACATCTGCTGCCAGCGCCGATCAGTCTGCAACTCAGCCGCCGAACTGGCTTGTTTTTGAAACGACGAGCCGCCACCGTAGTGCTGCACCTCGCCCAAGCTGTTGTCATGCTGCCCCAGGCCCAGGTCCTGCAGGATCTGCGCCCGGTAGTCTGCACTGCGCATCCAGCGGTCATAGCAGATGGCAACCAGCCCCAGATCCTGTGCCTGCCGGACCAGTCCCAACAGCCGAATATAGCTGTCGATGGTGCGCAACACGATGCCGTTGCGACGCACCAGAGTGTAGCCGTCATTGGCCTGCATCTTTTTCAGCAAAGA
This genomic interval carries:
- a CDS encoding succinate dehydrogenase iron-sulfur subunit, with translation MVEFALPKNSKITTGKTWPKPDGATNVRKFKIYRWNPDDGKNPQVDTYFLDMDKCGPMILDALIKIKNEIDPTLTFRRSCREGICGSCAMNVDGINTLACIYGLDEVKGDVKIYPLPHMPVVKDLIPDLTHFYAQHASIMPWLETKTNAPAKEWRQSIEDRKKLDGLYECVMCASCSTSCPSYWWNGDKYLGPAALLHAYRWIIDSRDEATPERLDQLEDPFKLYRCHTIMNCTKTCPKGLNPAEAIAHIKHMMVDRAV